The following are encoded in a window of Corynebacterium marinum DSM 44953 genomic DNA:
- a CDS encoding nucleoside deaminase, which yields MNPDFMARAIDLSREGMLAGDGGPFGAVVVRDGQILAEGHNTVVGTNDPTNHAEMTAIRRAARELGRFDLSDCELYASCEPCPMCLGAVYWARLGKVYFANTRDDAAEIGFDDSLIYGELAKPVDQRRIEFERAPDPRAREVFDEWLDKADRVQY from the coding sequence CCCCGACTTCATGGCCCGCGCCATCGACCTGTCCCGGGAAGGGATGCTCGCCGGCGACGGCGGGCCCTTCGGCGCGGTGGTCGTCCGCGACGGCCAGATCCTCGCGGAGGGCCATAACACGGTGGTGGGCACCAATGACCCGACCAACCACGCGGAGATGACGGCCATCCGGCGTGCGGCGCGGGAGCTGGGCCGCTTCGACCTCTCGGACTGCGAGCTCTACGCCAGCTGCGAGCCCTGCCCGATGTGCCTGGGCGCGGTCTACTGGGCCAGGCTGGGGAAGGTCTACTTCGCCAACACCCGCGACGACGCCGCGGAGATCGGTTTCGACGACTCCCTCATCTACGGGGAGCTGGCTAAGCCGGTCGATCAGCGGCGGATCGAGTTCGAGCGCGCGCCCGATCCGCGTGCGCGCGAGGTCTTCGACGAATGGCTGGACAAGGCGGACCGGGTCCAGTACTAG
- a CDS encoding HD domain-containing protein, with translation MMSLTPRLMRAIDTAAVSHRDHVRKGSGIPYVAHLYAVMHLVSQATGDEDVLIAALLHDTLEDVPEVYPETRMRAEFGDRVTEIVLGLTKDDSLPGWQSRADAYLDHLEHRAPEESVLIACADKLHNLMSILEDHAALGDRLWERFNSTREQQQWWYAQISRVVEKRIPGLPLNRELAGLAEQFNRAGG, from the coding sequence ATGATGAGTCTGACCCCGCGCCTGATGAGGGCGATCGACACGGCGGCCGTCAGTCACCGCGACCACGTGCGCAAAGGTTCGGGCATCCCGTACGTCGCGCACCTGTACGCGGTGATGCACCTGGTGTCGCAGGCGACCGGGGACGAGGACGTGCTCATCGCCGCACTGCTGCACGACACTCTGGAGGATGTGCCCGAGGTCTACCCGGAAACCCGGATGCGCGCGGAGTTCGGCGACAGGGTCACCGAGATCGTGCTGGGCCTGACCAAGGACGACTCGCTACCGGGCTGGCAGTCGCGTGCCGACGCCTACCTGGATCACCTGGAGCACCGTGCCCCGGAAGAGTCCGTGCTCATCGCGTGCGCGGACAAGCTGCACAACCTCATGTCCATCCTGGAGGACCATGCCGCGTTGGGGGACCGGCTGTGGGAGCGTTTCAACTCCACCAGGGAGCAGCAGCAGTGGTGGTACGCGCAGATCAGCAGGGTGGTGGAGAAGAGAATACCCGGCCTGCCCCTGAACAGGGAGCTGGCCGGGCTGGCGGAGCAGTTTAACCGAGCTGGCGGTTGA
- a CDS encoding DUF2202 domain-containing protein has product MKLTRTFGAAVLAGSLALTTAQAAEAAGPRHGQSAQQVTGIPAAASTTVDVNAELRYLIEEEKLAYDVYRAMFDAHGTRIFDNISNSELTHQSAVLPLLESRGLADPRLGAGEFSDPELQTLHDQLVAKGVQSPRDALEVGKAIEEMDIADLEQVIAGLGPEDADVRNVMENLLKGSRNHLNAFNRQLG; this is encoded by the coding sequence ATGAAACTCACCCGCACATTCGGCGCAGCAGTTCTCGCCGGCTCACTGGCACTAACCACCGCACAGGCCGCGGAGGCCGCCGGACCCCGCCACGGACAGTCCGCACAGCAGGTGACGGGCATCCCCGCCGCCGCCTCCACCACCGTGGACGTCAACGCGGAACTGCGCTACCTCATCGAGGAGGAGAAGCTCGCCTACGACGTCTACCGGGCGATGTTCGACGCGCACGGCACCCGCATCTTCGACAACATCAGCAACAGCGAACTCACTCACCAGTCCGCCGTCCTCCCGCTCCTGGAGTCCCGCGGCCTCGCCGACCCCCGCCTCGGCGCCGGCGAGTTCAGCGACCCCGAACTGCAGACCCTCCACGACCAGCTCGTGGCCAAGGGCGTGCAGAGCCCGCGCGACGCCCTGGAGGTGGGCAAGGCGATCGAGGAGATGGATATCGCCGACCTGGAGCAGGTCATCGCCGGCCTCGGCCCCGAGGACGCCGACGTGAGGAACGTCATGGAAAACCTGCTCAAGGGATCCCGCAACCACCTCAACGCGTTCAACCGCCAGCTCGGTTAA
- a CDS encoding pyridoxal-phosphate dependent enzyme yields MISNSGPTIADTIGGTPLVRLDRLTAGHDVTVWAKLEFFNPGGSAKDRTAHAMVAASDLRPGDTVVESSSGNLGVALAREAVLGGWSFHCVVDPRTNRATIAHMKALGATVHEVTEPDPATGDWLTARRARVAELLTEIDGATCLDQYSNPAAFRAHDEGTMTEIVRQLGHAPDHLVVAVSTTGTVGGCLRHIAAHDLPTRVTAVDAEGSVLFDGRAGERHLPGFGAGMVPKLAESVRPHRVLRINDRESVAAARRLVRLEAILPGASGGAVVAGVEKLLPELAPGSEVVIILHDSGTGYLDTIYNDDWVEENL; encoded by the coding sequence ATGATTTCCAACTCTGGTCCCACGATTGCCGACACCATCGGCGGCACGCCGCTCGTGCGGCTCGACCGGCTCACCGCCGGACATGACGTCACCGTGTGGGCGAAGCTCGAGTTCTTCAACCCCGGCGGCAGTGCCAAGGACCGCACCGCCCACGCCATGGTCGCCGCCAGCGACCTGAGGCCCGGGGACACCGTGGTCGAATCCAGCTCAGGCAACCTCGGTGTGGCACTCGCCCGGGAGGCCGTGCTGGGGGGATGGTCCTTCCACTGCGTCGTGGACCCGCGCACCAACCGGGCCACCATCGCCCACATGAAGGCGCTGGGCGCGACCGTCCACGAGGTGACCGAGCCCGACCCGGCGACGGGGGACTGGCTCACCGCCCGGCGCGCCCGCGTCGCGGAGCTGCTCACCGAGATCGACGGCGCCACCTGCCTCGACCAGTACTCCAACCCCGCGGCCTTCCGGGCGCACGACGAGGGCACCATGACCGAGATCGTCCGGCAGCTCGGCCACGCGCCCGACCATCTCGTCGTCGCGGTGAGCACCACCGGCACCGTCGGCGGCTGCCTGCGCCACATCGCCGCGCACGACCTGCCCACCCGGGTCACCGCGGTCGACGCCGAGGGCTCCGTGCTTTTCGACGGCCGCGCCGGCGAACGCCACCTCCCCGGCTTCGGCGCGGGCATGGTGCCCAAATTGGCGGAGTCGGTGCGCCCGCACCGGGTCCTGCGGATCAACGACCGCGAATCGGTGGCCGCCGCACGTAGGCTGGTCCGTCTGGAGGCGATCCTGCCCGGGGCATCGGGCGGGGCGGTGGTCGCGGGCGTCGAGAAGCTCCTTCCGGAGCTGGCGCCGGGCAGCGAGGTCGTGATCATTCTGCACGACAGCGGTACCGGATACCTCGACACGATCTACAACGACGACTGGGTGGAGGAGAACCTGTGA
- a CDS encoding FAD/NAD(P)-binding protein, whose protein sequence is MTKVAVIGGGPRGLWAAEELLELARERGAAVELHVFDDGGPAAYDPRQPEEWLINVRSSAITTQLGSFDDWRAVHDDPFPPRRLVGRFLAESWAALAAHVPPRCSLSRHEARVEKIDPAGGQWRVEGGLFDEVLLATGHADDWPGSLAHADLPEGVRLIASPYPAENLAGIGPEDRVLVRGAALTFHDITRACSPAVFIPVTRTGRFMVVKPDLGEVDAADIIAAGQECIRRVADLPELTGVLETVARQLLARAGRDGDPAAVLAGTDDGEPHANWAVGIAWRDLYPAIVERASYDGRDSLVGFGELARRLERVAFGPPPETMAHLQELIDSGRVDPSHLHRGNEPLADLVRELDITVVVDAVIPPPGVVPGTLCQALVDAGHARIRPGTRGLDVEPDGTVVGQKHLAAVGRMTEDVVLGNDTLSRTLHDVLPRWARRVVPGPQAAHGIPPLTARLKPWAAELSADPAACRDLIAEFGSPVNVLDPSPMLDNVTELVDAGAQMGVDTRIFFARKANKALTFVDTVRDAGHGVDVASERELAQVLGRGVPGERIILSAAIKPDRLLELAIDNGVTVSADSRAELDRISALAGSRRARVAPRVAPDPASLPPTRFGERSGDWAEHLSGPVDGVDIVGLHVHLHGYAAADRATALRECISLVDALLDAGHAPDFIDLGGGVPMSYLDDADQWRGYHSARQAVLDGYARPFTWKSDPLNTTYPYHQSPVRGGWLKQVLGDGIAEEMLARNLRLHLEPGRSLLDGCGLILAEVAFVKTRSDGLPLVGLAMNRTQCRTTSDDYLVDPIHVTDAADGEEVEAFLVGAYCIEDELILRRRIRFPKGVRAGDIIAIPNTAGYFMHILESASHQIPLAKNVVWPAGVLDDIDI, encoded by the coding sequence GTGACGAAGGTGGCTGTCATCGGCGGCGGGCCGCGGGGCCTGTGGGCGGCCGAGGAACTGCTGGAGCTCGCGCGCGAACGGGGTGCGGCGGTGGAGTTGCACGTGTTCGACGACGGCGGGCCGGCCGCGTACGACCCGCGGCAACCGGAGGAGTGGCTGATCAACGTGCGCTCCTCGGCCATCACGACGCAGCTGGGCAGCTTCGACGACTGGCGCGCCGTCCACGACGACCCCTTTCCGCCGCGGCGCCTGGTGGGCCGGTTCCTCGCGGAATCTTGGGCCGCGCTCGCCGCGCACGTGCCCCCGCGCTGCAGCCTCAGCCGGCACGAGGCGCGCGTGGAGAAGATCGATCCCGCGGGCGGGCAATGGCGGGTGGAGGGCGGGCTCTTTGACGAGGTCCTGCTGGCCACCGGCCACGCCGACGACTGGCCGGGCTCGCTCGCCCACGCAGACCTTCCCGAGGGTGTGCGCCTCATCGCCTCGCCCTACCCGGCCGAGAACCTCGCCGGGATCGGCCCCGAGGACCGGGTGCTCGTCCGCGGGGCGGCCCTGACCTTCCACGACATCACCCGCGCCTGCTCGCCGGCGGTGTTCATCCCCGTCACCCGCACCGGCCGGTTCATGGTGGTCAAGCCCGACCTCGGGGAAGTCGACGCCGCCGACATTATCGCCGCCGGCCAGGAATGCATCCGCCGGGTCGCCGATCTGCCGGAGCTGACCGGCGTGCTTGAGACGGTGGCGCGGCAGCTGCTGGCACGTGCCGGGCGGGACGGGGACCCGGCGGCGGTGCTCGCCGGGACAGACGACGGCGAGCCGCACGCGAACTGGGCCGTCGGCATCGCCTGGCGCGACCTCTACCCGGCGATCGTCGAGCGGGCCTCCTACGACGGCCGCGACAGCCTCGTCGGCTTCGGCGAGCTCGCCCGGCGCCTCGAGCGAGTCGCCTTCGGGCCGCCCCCGGAGACGATGGCGCACCTGCAGGAACTCATCGACTCCGGGCGCGTCGACCCCTCCCACCTGCACCGCGGCAACGAACCCCTGGCTGACCTCGTCCGGGAGCTCGACATCACGGTGGTCGTCGACGCCGTCATCCCGCCGCCCGGTGTGGTGCCCGGCACCCTGTGCCAGGCGCTCGTCGACGCCGGCCACGCGCGCATCCGGCCCGGCACCCGGGGCCTGGACGTCGAGCCGGACGGCACCGTCGTCGGGCAGAAACACCTCGCCGCCGTGGGGCGCATGACCGAGGACGTGGTCCTGGGCAACGACACCCTCTCGCGCACCCTCCACGACGTCCTCCCGCGCTGGGCCCGCCGCGTCGTGCCCGGGCCGCAGGCCGCCCACGGCATCCCGCCGCTGACCGCCCGCCTAAAGCCCTGGGCCGCGGAGTTGAGCGCCGACCCGGCGGCCTGCCGTGACCTGATCGCCGAGTTCGGCAGCCCCGTCAACGTGCTCGACCCGTCGCCCATGCTCGACAACGTCACCGAGCTGGTCGACGCCGGCGCGCAGATGGGCGTGGACACCCGCATCTTCTTCGCCCGCAAGGCCAACAAGGCGCTCACCTTCGTCGACACCGTCCGCGACGCGGGGCACGGTGTCGACGTGGCCAGCGAACGCGAGCTCGCCCAGGTGCTCGGCCGCGGCGTGCCGGGGGAGCGGATCATCCTCTCCGCCGCCATCAAGCCCGACCGGCTCCTGGAGCTGGCCATCGACAACGGGGTGACCGTCTCCGCGGATTCGCGCGCCGAGCTCGACCGGATCTCCGCCCTGGCCGGGAGCCGGCGCGCGAGGGTCGCCCCCCGCGTCGCCCCCGATCCCGCGTCGCTTCCTCCCACCCGCTTCGGCGAGCGTTCCGGCGACTGGGCGGAACATCTCTCCGGCCCGGTCGACGGCGTCGACATCGTCGGCCTGCACGTCCACCTGCACGGCTACGCGGCGGCCGACCGTGCCACCGCGCTGCGGGAGTGCATCTCGCTTGTCGACGCCCTCCTCGACGCCGGCCACGCCCCCGACTTCATCGACCTCGGCGGCGGCGTACCCATGAGCTACCTCGACGACGCGGACCAGTGGCGCGGCTACCACTCCGCCCGCCAGGCGGTGCTCGACGGCTACGCCCGGCCCTTCACCTGGAAGTCCGACCCGCTGAACACCACCTACCCCTACCACCAGTCGCCGGTGCGCGGCGGGTGGCTGAAGCAGGTCCTCGGCGACGGCATCGCCGAAGAGATGCTGGCACGGAACCTGCGCCTGCACCTGGAGCCGGGGCGCAGCCTGCTCGACGGCTGCGGGCTGATCCTGGCGGAGGTGGCCTTCGTCAAGACCCGCAGCGACGGGCTGCCCCTGGTCGGTCTGGCGATGAACCGCACCCAGTGCCGCACCACCTCCGACGACTACCTCGTCGACCCGATCCACGTCACCGACGCCGCGGACGGGGAGGAGGTCGAGGCCTTCCTGGTGGGCGCCTACTGCATCGAGGACGAACTCATCCTGCGCCGGCGCATCCGCTTCCCGAAGGGGGTGCGGGCCGGCGACATCATCGCCATCCCGAACACCGCCGGCTACTTCATGCACATCCTCGAGAGTGCCTCGCACCAGATCCCGCTGGCGAAGAACGTGGTCTGGCCGGCCGGGGTGCTCGACGACATCGATATCTAA
- a CDS encoding DUF2202 domain-containing protein produces MNTRRLSALTALALTAALGVSACTTPEESAAPVTVTESAAPAGEYESADLLRRLIEEEKVAHDLYLAFDEMYGARVFGNITGAEVSHQDQVLAVMEDKGVEDPRLAEPGQFVDPELQTLYDDFLEQGSANLPAAYQVGVDFEVMDIAGLEEELAQAPESDTDLTGLLEYLIKGSKNHLEAFQRQLDR; encoded by the coding sequence ATGAACACCCGCCGCCTGAGCGCACTCACGGCCCTCGCCCTCACCGCCGCCCTCGGCGTGAGCGCCTGCACCACCCCGGAGGAGTCGGCCGCACCCGTGACCGTGACTGAGTCCGCCGCCCCCGCCGGCGAATACGAGTCCGCGGACCTCCTACGCCGCCTCATCGAGGAGGAGAAGGTCGCGCACGACCTCTACCTCGCCTTCGACGAGATGTACGGCGCCCGGGTCTTCGGAAACATCACCGGGGCCGAGGTCAGCCACCAGGACCAGGTCCTCGCCGTCATGGAGGACAAGGGGGTCGAGGATCCCCGGCTCGCCGAACCCGGGCAGTTCGTCGACCCCGAGCTGCAGACCCTCTACGACGACTTCCTCGAGCAGGGCAGCGCCAATCTCCCCGCCGCCTACCAGGTCGGCGTGGACTTCGAGGTGATGGACATCGCCGGGCTGGAGGAAGAGCTGGCGCAGGCACCCGAATCCGACACGGACCTGACCGGCCTGCTGGAGTACCTCATCAAGGGATCGAAGAACCACCTGGAGGCATTCCAGCGGCAGCTGGACCGTTAG
- a CDS encoding IclR family transcriptional regulator: MGQYSAVSGIKVLDRAVAIMTAVAPRPLSLTELCETTGLPRATAHRLSTALETHRILARGGDGRWMTGPALASLGNGGKDHLIAAATPVMARLVDTTGESVQLYQLTGTSRTCVAAQEPPVGLQNTVPVGSQLPLTSGSAAKVFLAYGPSGLRDSLLADARFSPADLDDVRDRGWSESVAEREVGLASLSAPVFTPAGQLVAVISVSGPAERLRPHPGQKWGADLVDAARDLSDSL; encoded by the coding sequence ATGGGACAGTATAGCGCAGTTTCCGGCATCAAGGTGCTCGACCGGGCAGTGGCCATCATGACGGCCGTGGCACCCCGCCCCCTCTCCCTCACCGAGCTGTGCGAGACCACCGGGCTCCCGCGCGCCACCGCCCACCGCCTGTCCACCGCCCTGGAGACCCACCGCATCCTCGCCCGCGGCGGGGACGGCCGCTGGATGACCGGCCCCGCTCTGGCTTCCCTGGGCAACGGCGGCAAGGACCACCTCATCGCCGCCGCCACACCCGTCATGGCCCGCCTGGTGGACACCACCGGCGAATCCGTGCAGCTCTACCAGCTCACCGGCACGTCGCGGACCTGCGTCGCCGCCCAGGAACCGCCCGTCGGCCTGCAGAACACCGTCCCCGTCGGCTCCCAGCTGCCGCTCACCTCCGGCTCCGCCGCCAAGGTGTTCCTCGCCTACGGCCCGTCGGGGCTGCGCGACTCCCTGCTTGCCGACGCCCGCTTCTCCCCCGCCGACCTCGACGACGTCCGGGACCGCGGGTGGAGCGAATCCGTCGCCGAGCGCGAGGTCGGCCTCGCCTCGCTGTCCGCCCCGGTGTTCACGCCGGCCGGGCAGCTCGTCGCCGTGATCTCCGTCTCCGGGCCCGCCGAGCGCCTGCGCCCCCACCCCGGGCAGAAATGGGGGGCGGACCTGGTGGACGCCGCGCGGGACCTCTCCGATTCGCTGTGA
- the leuC gene encoding 3-isopropylmalate dehydratase large subunit: MAEKLTLAEKVWNDHIVAKGENGEPDLLYIDLQLLHEVTSPQAFDGLRLAGRKLRRPDLHLATEDHNVPTEGIVSGSLLEIKEATSRTQVETLRKNCAEFGIRLHPMGDVKQGIVHTVGPQLGATQPGMTIVCGDSHTSTHGAFGSIAMGIGTSEVEHVMATQTLPLKPFKTMAIEVSGQLQEGVTAKDLILAIIAQIGTGGGQGHIIEYRGEAIQALSMEARMTICNMSIEAGARAGMVAPDQKTFDYVEGREFAPKGADWDAAVEYWKTLPTDEGAEFDTVVEIDGSALTPFVTWGTNPGQGLPLSATVPDPEDFTNEGDKAAAEKALTYMDLTPGTPLRDIAIDTVFLGSCTNARIEDLRAAAEVLEGRTIAEGTRMLVVPSSTLVKQQAEEEGLDKIFTEFGAEWRTAGCSMCLGMNPDQLKPGERSASTSNRNFEGRQGPGGRTHLVSPPVAAATAVLGHLASPADL; this comes from the coding sequence ATGGCCGAGAAGCTCACGCTGGCCGAGAAGGTGTGGAACGACCACATCGTGGCCAAGGGCGAGAACGGGGAGCCCGACCTGCTCTACATCGACCTGCAGCTCCTCCACGAGGTGACCTCCCCGCAGGCCTTCGACGGACTGCGCCTGGCCGGCCGCAAGCTCCGCCGCCCCGACCTCCACCTGGCCACCGAGGACCACAACGTGCCCACCGAGGGCATCGTCTCCGGCTCCCTGCTGGAGATCAAGGAGGCGACCTCCCGCACCCAGGTGGAGACCCTGCGCAAGAACTGCGCCGAGTTCGGCATCCGCCTGCACCCGATGGGCGACGTCAAGCAGGGCATCGTCCACACCGTCGGCCCGCAGCTGGGAGCCACCCAGCCCGGAATGACCATCGTCTGCGGCGACTCCCACACCTCCACCCACGGCGCGTTCGGCTCCATCGCCATGGGCATCGGCACCTCCGAGGTCGAGCACGTCATGGCCACCCAGACGCTGCCCCTCAAGCCTTTCAAGACCATGGCCATCGAGGTCTCCGGCCAGCTGCAGGAGGGAGTCACCGCCAAGGACCTGATCCTGGCCATCATCGCCCAGATCGGCACCGGCGGCGGCCAGGGCCACATCATCGAGTACCGCGGCGAGGCCATCCAGGCGCTGTCCATGGAAGCCCGCATGACCATCTGCAACATGTCCATCGAGGCCGGCGCCCGCGCCGGCATGGTAGCCCCCGACCAGAAGACCTTCGACTACGTCGAGGGCCGCGAGTTCGCCCCCAAGGGCGCGGACTGGGACGCTGCGGTCGAGTACTGGAAGACGCTGCCCACCGACGAGGGTGCGGAGTTCGACACCGTCGTCGAGATCGACGGCTCCGCCCTGACCCCCTTCGTCACCTGGGGCACCAACCCCGGCCAGGGCCTGCCCCTGAGCGCCACCGTGCCTGACCCGGAGGACTTCACCAACGAGGGTGACAAGGCCGCCGCCGAGAAGGCGCTGACCTACATGGACCTCACGCCGGGCACCCCGCTGCGCGACATCGCCATCGACACCGTCTTCCTCGGCTCCTGCACCAACGCCCGCATCGAGGACCTGCGCGCCGCCGCCGAGGTGCTCGAGGGCCGCACCATCGCCGAGGGCACCCGCATGCTCGTCGTTCCGTCCTCCACGCTGGTCAAGCAGCAGGCCGAGGAAGAGGGCCTGGACAAGATCTTCACCGAATTCGGCGCCGAGTGGCGCACCGCCGGCTGTTCCATGTGCCTGGGCATGAACCCGGACCAGCTCAAGCCGGGCGAGCGCTCCGCCTCCACCTCCAACCGCAACTTCGAGGGCCGCCAGGGCCCGGGCGGGCGCACCCACCTCGTGTCCCCGCCGGTGGCCGCCGCCACCGCCGTCCTCGGCCACCTCGCCAGCCCCGCCGACCTGTAA
- the leuD gene encoding 3-isopropylmalate dehydratase small subunit, translated as MDKFTTHTGVGVPLTRSNVDTDQIIPAVYLKRVTRTGFEDGLFAGWRKDENFVLNQEPYRNGSVLVAGPDFGTGSSREHAVWALMDYGFRVVLSPRFADIFRGNSGKAGLLAAQMEESDIELLWKQLEAEPGLEITVDLESRTVTAGENTYQFTVDDYTRWRLLEGLDDIGLTLRDEPAITAFEAKRPAFKPTITADA; from the coding sequence ATGGACAAGTTCACCACCCACACCGGCGTCGGCGTCCCGCTGACCCGCTCCAACGTCGACACCGACCAGATCATCCCCGCGGTCTACCTCAAGCGCGTCACCCGCACGGGCTTCGAGGACGGATTGTTCGCCGGCTGGCGCAAGGACGAGAACTTCGTCCTCAACCAGGAGCCCTACCGCAACGGCTCCGTGCTCGTCGCCGGCCCGGACTTCGGCACCGGCTCCTCCCGAGAGCACGCCGTCTGGGCGCTCATGGACTACGGCTTCCGCGTCGTGCTGTCCCCTCGCTTCGCCGACATCTTCCGCGGCAACTCCGGCAAGGCCGGCCTGCTGGCCGCGCAGATGGAGGAATCCGACATCGAGCTGCTGTGGAAGCAGCTCGAGGCGGAACCCGGCCTGGAGATCACCGTCGACCTGGAGTCCCGCACCGTCACCGCGGGGGAGAACACCTACCAGTTCACCGTCGACGACTACACCCGCTGGCGCCTCCTGGAGGGCCTCGACGACATCGGCCTGACCCTGCGCGACGAGCCGGCCATCACCGCCTTCGAGGCGAAGCGTCCGGCCTTCAAGCCGACGATCACCGCCGACGCGTAG
- a CDS encoding DUF4395 domain-containing protein, which translates to MNRSLFAFPNPVNEYAARCTAGLVVALAVATALSGGSLRLALLVALTLGFALRVAGGPRYSLLGRLSVHVLVPLLGRTPRLTAGPPKRFAQAIGLAVSATALGFTLAGWTAAATATLAVLVAAATLESVFGFCLGCRIFSVLMRLGVIPEDICEECASVGRRYAKVAPAALKIERADVGLVTPRPGS; encoded by the coding sequence TTGAACCGGTCCCTGTTCGCCTTCCCCAACCCGGTCAACGAGTATGCCGCCCGGTGCACCGCCGGCCTGGTGGTCGCGCTCGCCGTGGCGACGGCCCTTTCCGGAGGTTCCCTGCGGCTGGCGCTGCTCGTGGCCCTCACGCTCGGCTTCGCCCTGCGCGTCGCGGGAGGCCCCCGCTACTCCCTCCTCGGCCGCCTCTCCGTCCACGTGCTGGTGCCGCTGCTGGGGCGCACGCCACGGCTCACCGCCGGCCCGCCGAAGCGTTTCGCCCAGGCCATCGGCCTGGCGGTGAGCGCAACGGCGCTGGGATTCACGCTCGCCGGATGGACGGCCGCCGCGACCGCGACACTGGCCGTCCTCGTGGCGGCCGCGACCCTGGAGTCCGTGTTCGGTTTCTGCCTGGGCTGCCGGATCTTCAGCGTGCTCATGCGGTTGGGCGTCATCCCGGAGGACATCTGCGAGGAATGCGCGTCGGTCGGCCGCCGCTACGCGAAGGTGGCGCCGGCGGCGCTGAAGATCGAGCGCGCCGACGTCGGGCTGGTCACTCCCCGCCCGGGGTCCTAG
- a CDS encoding NUDIX hydrolase, translating to MAKNPQPHEVDKDQGPELLVNGRHQVIPVDPAKEFKRSMLAAGAVLWRGDIHDLDTVEVAVIHRPSYDDWSLAKGKVDPGESLPTTAAREILEETGYEIRLGKLLGKVTYPVLDRTKIVYYWTGEVLGGGFTPNEEVDELRWLPLPEARALLSYEVDRHVLDKAEKRFRLPATSRILYVRHGRAHQRRNWEGDDNLRPLDKKGRRQAEMLVPMLLPYKPVAVYSAEPERCQATAAPLADELNVDVVVDPLFGDEAWQRNEVECKRRFTGLIDSDGTSVVVGQGIAIPEMIAWLSANGRLPLDEVEAKKASVWVLSFNGGQLTGADYLASPLPAK from the coding sequence ATGGCGAAGAATCCGCAACCTCACGAGGTGGACAAGGATCAGGGGCCGGAACTGCTGGTCAACGGCCGTCATCAGGTGATCCCGGTTGACCCGGCGAAGGAGTTCAAGCGTTCGATGCTGGCGGCCGGCGCGGTGCTGTGGCGCGGTGACATCCACGATCTGGACACCGTCGAGGTGGCCGTCATCCACCGCCCCTCCTACGACGACTGGTCGCTGGCGAAGGGAAAGGTGGATCCGGGCGAGTCCCTGCCCACGACCGCGGCCCGGGAGATCCTGGAGGAGACCGGTTACGAGATCCGCCTGGGCAAGCTGCTCGGCAAGGTGACCTACCCGGTGCTCGACCGCACGAAGATCGTCTACTACTGGACGGGCGAGGTCCTGGGCGGCGGGTTCACCCCCAACGAGGAGGTCGATGAGCTGCGCTGGCTGCCGCTGCCGGAGGCCCGGGCGCTGCTGAGCTACGAGGTGGACCGGCACGTGCTGGACAAGGCCGAGAAGCGGTTCCGCCTGCCGGCGACCTCCCGGATCCTCTACGTGCGCCACGGGCGCGCGCACCAGCGCCGGAACTGGGAGGGTGACGACAACCTGCGCCCCCTGGACAAGAAGGGCCGGCGGCAGGCGGAGATGCTCGTGCCGATGCTCCTGCCGTACAAGCCCGTGGCTGTGTACTCCGCTGAGCCGGAGCGGTGTCAGGCGACGGCTGCCCCGCTGGCCGACGAACTCAACGTCGACGTCGTGGTCGACCCGCTGTTCGGCGACGAGGCGTGGCAGCGCAACGAGGTCGAGTGCAAGCGGCGTTTCACCGGACTCATCGACTCCGACGGGACTTCCGTCGTGGTCGGTCAGGGCATCGCGATCCCCGAGATGATCGCGTGGCTCAGCGCGAACGGCCGCCTCCCGCTCGACGAGGTGGAGGCGAAAAAGGCCTCCGTGTGGGTGCTGTCCTTCAACGGCGGGCAGTTGACGGGGGCGGATTACCTGGCCAGCCCGCTGCCGGCGAAATAG